One part of the Proteiniborus sp. DW1 genome encodes these proteins:
- a CDS encoding DUF3887 domain-containing protein — MSIIIISLAFFLIGCAGQKVEKISIDEVKDYADAAAERIFIGISKEDYNLFSEDFDEQMISALTEQKFKEIVKQLGKYESKEIIGADRVQGYTRVHYKTKFSKISREVLFTVVFSEADEMKVSGLFYK; from the coding sequence TTGTCTATTATTATAATTTCTTTGGCATTCTTTCTCATAGGATGTGCTGGTCAAAAAGTTGAAAAAATAAGTATAGATGAAGTCAAAGACTATGCAGATGCTGCTGCAGAAAGAATTTTTATAGGGATTAGCAAAGAAGATTATAACTTGTTTTCAGAGGATTTTGATGAGCAAATGATCAGTGCCCTTACAGAACAAAAATTTAAAGAAATAGTAAAGCAGTTAGGGAAATATGAATCTAAGGAAATAATTGGAGCAGATAGGGTACAAGGTTATACTAGAGTCCATTACAAAACAAAGTTCTCTAAAATTTCTAGAGAAGTGCTGTTTACAGTTGTATTCTCAGAAGCCGATGAAATGAAAGTATCAGGCCTATTTTATAAATAA
- a CDS encoding nucleoid-associated protein, translated as MSVENINIKKIVVHILDSNLQMPVLSEVESQLNDDIVEFVGKHIEKIVNDDNMKAATFIEEDNSIKAICGKVLKEDGYFLEGTTIMANALFKIMYENVEIPPADVIFVLFSLENVMHMGILKLNYKHSYIHHVEATNSGMLNSIIKQRTALPSIGQKIDECAIISLEDFSLKVHEKKHTINEEKIYYFSTMFLKCSSDISLNEKVKIFTKATKKFSETYFDEDPVVHAEIKKAVVESIIENEAINVEDVAKAVFRESTELKQEYIAHVEKAGLQEKIIPIQNEKIVERNFRKQKIKTDTGVEISLPVEYYGNRDKIEFINNLDGTISILIKNIGKITNNK; from the coding sequence GTGTCTGTAGAAAATATAAATATTAAGAAAATAGTCGTACATATACTAGATAGTAATTTACAAATGCCTGTTTTATCAGAAGTTGAAAGTCAATTAAATGATGATATTGTTGAATTCGTGGGAAAACATATAGAAAAAATAGTTAATGACGATAACATGAAGGCTGCAACTTTTATTGAAGAAGACAATAGTATAAAAGCAATTTGTGGGAAAGTATTAAAAGAAGATGGATATTTCTTAGAAGGAACTACTATTATGGCTAATGCTCTGTTCAAAATAATGTACGAGAATGTAGAGATTCCACCAGCAGATGTGATATTTGTCTTATTTAGTTTAGAAAATGTAATGCATATGGGCATACTAAAGCTTAACTATAAACATTCATACATACATCATGTTGAAGCAACAAATAGCGGAATGTTAAATTCAATAATCAAGCAAAGAACTGCTTTGCCATCTATAGGTCAGAAAATAGATGAATGTGCCATTATTAGTCTAGAGGATTTTTCATTGAAAGTTCACGAGAAGAAGCACACAATAAATGAAGAAAAAATATATTATTTTTCAACCATGTTTTTGAAGTGTAGCAGTGACATATCTCTAAATGAAAAAGTAAAGATATTCACAAAGGCAACCAAAAAATTTAGCGAAACTTATTTTGATGAAGACCCAGTAGTTCATGCAGAAATAAAAAAAGCCGTAGTTGAAAGCATAATAGAAAATGAAGCAATAAATGTTGAAGATGTGGCTAAAGCAGTATTTCGAGAAAGCACTGAATTAAAACAGGAATACATAGCTCATGTTGAAAAAGCTGGATTACAAGAAAAAATTATTCCTATTCAAAATGAAAAAATCGTAGAGAGAAACTTTAGAAAACAGAAAATAAAAACTGATACAGGAGTTGAGATTAGCCTGCCTGTTGAATATTATGGAAATCGGGATAAGATTGAATTTATTAATAATTTAGATGGCACAATTTCTATTTTAATAAAGAATATAGGTAAAATAACGAATAATAAATAA
- a CDS encoding ABC transporter ATP-binding protein, which yields MALLEIKDLHTYFETKRGTVKAVNGVSYSVEAGKTLGIVGESGSGKSVSAMSIIKLLDGNGYIHKGEILFNGRNLKNVSIRDMAKIRGNDISVIFQEPMTSLNPVFTVERQVSEPFMIHQGMSKKEAAKKVVEMLSLVKIPNPEAVAKQYPHQLSGGMRQRVMIAMALACIPKLLIADEPTTALDVTIQAQILKLMNELKAKIGTSILFITHDLGVINEMADDVAVMYCGQVVEKAPVKTIFGTTSPYSHPYTEGLMVSIPRLDTPTGVRLEAIPGAVPHPLNLPKGCKFAPRCKYATDKCQNEEPKLTTIENGHEIRCFYPKKGVRSNG from the coding sequence ATGGCACTATTAGAAATTAAAGATCTGCACACTTATTTTGAAACAAAAAGAGGAACAGTAAAAGCAGTAAACGGTGTATCCTATTCTGTCGAAGCTGGAAAGACCCTTGGCATTGTTGGAGAAAGTGGAAGTGGTAAGAGTGTTTCAGCAATGAGTATTATTAAGCTTTTAGATGGAAATGGTTATATACACAAAGGTGAGATTCTGTTTAATGGAAGAAACCTTAAAAATGTATCAATTCGTGATATGGCAAAAATAAGAGGAAATGACATATCAGTTATTTTCCAAGAACCTATGACTTCTCTAAATCCTGTATTTACAGTAGAGAGACAAGTTTCAGAACCTTTTATGATACACCAAGGCATGTCAAAAAAGGAAGCAGCTAAAAAGGTAGTAGAAATGCTATCTCTTGTTAAAATACCAAATCCTGAAGCTGTTGCAAAACAATATCCTCATCAACTTTCAGGTGGTATGAGACAGCGTGTTATGATAGCTATGGCACTTGCTTGTATACCAAAACTTTTAATAGCAGATGAGCCTACAACAGCTCTAGATGTTACTATACAGGCACAGATTTTGAAACTTATGAATGAATTAAAGGCTAAAATAGGAACTTCTATCCTATTTATTACACATGACTTAGGTGTTATAAATGAAATGGCAGATGACGTAGCTGTTATGTATTGTGGTCAAGTAGTAGAAAAGGCACCTGTTAAAACAATATTTGGAACTACTAGTCCTTATTCTCACCCTTATACTGAAGGACTTATGGTTTCTATTCCAAGATTGGATACACCTACAGGAGTTCGTCTAGAGGCAATACCAGGCGCGGTACCACATCCTTTGAATTTACCAAAGGGCTGTAAATTTGCTCCTAGGTGTAAATACGCAACAGATAAATGCCAAAACGAAGAGCCAAAATTAACAACTATTGAAAATGGCCATGAAATCCGTTGCTTCTATCCTAAGAAAGGGGTGAGATCCAATGGTTAA
- a CDS encoding ABC transporter permease subunit has translation MTVKQLNENNKDNKNKKSFFSLLFSNLFGKRKELSILEEEQVQSPWRTVIRTFRENKVAMTGLVVFLLIFITVMIGPLIKPIDLSFLETSQQNVAPGFDIMKFPESLQGNVADISVGPTFSVAASKDGKLHIWGKTKVSSVIDIRNLPQDESNKTINFGKVEKVAAGFDHVLVMNDQGQIYAWGSNRQQQANIPMEVSYLKNIKDIYAGYQCSIVLTEDGRSIFFGNQMNNDYNEFHPYQGQLQKIAVTADAAVGLTFDGQVVYLGMQQNGYSTVPSNMGKVVDIAATASTMAALNDEGKVIVWGNVTKGEADVPQTDEKIVSIYGGRYHYTAVTEKGNVLAWGSNYYNETVVPEEVKKADMDRVYTGFYQNYGITKDGKIITWGLKGYLCGTDDLGRDIFTRLLNGGRMSMTIGAVAVIISTVIGIIVGSLSGFLGGKVDIVLQRLSEVVAALPFLPFAMILSALIGNSLTSTQRIVLIMVILGLLSWTGLQRLVRAQVLSVREQEYVVAARSLGIKKANIIFKHILPNVISIILVSATLNFATSMLTESSLSYLGFGVQAPHPTWGNMLFGANNSVVIQNYWWRWVFASIVLGICVICINLIGDGLRDAIDPRSQER, from the coding sequence ATGACTGTTAAACAACTCAATGAAAATAATAAAGACAATAAAAATAAGAAAAGCTTTTTTAGCCTCCTCTTTTCTAACCTTTTTGGAAAAAGGAAAGAACTATCCATATTAGAGGAGGAACAGGTTCAAAGTCCTTGGCGAACAGTTATCAGAACTTTTAGGGAAAATAAAGTTGCTATGACTGGGCTAGTCGTATTTTTATTGATTTTTATAACTGTTATGATAGGTCCATTAATTAAACCTATTGATTTATCCTTTTTAGAAACATCTCAACAGAATGTTGCTCCTGGCTTTGATATTATGAAATTCCCAGAATCATTACAGGGAAATGTTGCAGACATATCAGTAGGTCCTACTTTTTCTGTAGCTGCATCAAAAGATGGCAAACTTCATATATGGGGTAAGACTAAAGTTAGTAGTGTTATTGATATTAGAAATTTACCCCAAGATGAGTCAAATAAAACTATAAATTTTGGTAAAGTTGAAAAAGTAGCTGCTGGGTTTGATCATGTTCTTGTTATGAATGACCAAGGGCAGATCTATGCTTGGGGTAGTAATCGTCAACAACAGGCTAATATTCCTATGGAAGTTAGCTATCTTAAAAATATTAAAGATATATATGCGGGTTATCAATGTTCAATCGTGCTAACAGAAGATGGCAGAAGTATCTTTTTTGGTAACCAAATGAATAATGATTATAATGAGTTCCATCCTTACCAAGGACAACTACAAAAAATAGCTGTTACTGCAGATGCAGCAGTAGGACTAACTTTTGATGGTCAAGTTGTTTATTTAGGGATGCAACAAAATGGTTATTCCACAGTACCAAGTAATATGGGAAAAGTTGTAGATATTGCTGCTACAGCTTCTACCATGGCTGCATTAAATGATGAAGGAAAAGTGATTGTTTGGGGTAATGTGACTAAAGGAGAAGCTGATGTACCTCAAACGGATGAAAAAATCGTATCAATTTATGGTGGAAGATATCATTATACTGCAGTAACTGAAAAGGGAAATGTACTCGCTTGGGGTTCAAACTACTATAATGAGACAGTAGTTCCTGAAGAAGTGAAAAAAGCAGATATGGATAGAGTTTACACTGGCTTCTACCAAAACTATGGGATTACCAAGGATGGTAAAATCATTACTTGGGGTTTGAAGGGCTATTTATGTGGAACAGATGACTTGGGTAGAGATATATTTACAAGATTATTAAATGGTGGACGTATGTCTATGACTATAGGAGCAGTTGCAGTAATTATTTCCACAGTTATAGGAATAATAGTAGGTAGCTTATCTGGCTTCCTTGGAGGTAAGGTAGACATTGTATTACAAAGACTTTCAGAAGTAGTAGCAGCGTTACCATTTTTGCCGTTTGCAATGATTTTATCTGCATTAATAGGAAATTCCTTGACATCTACACAAAGGATAGTCTTGATTATGGTTATCTTAGGATTATTATCATGGACTGGACTACAGAGACTGGTTCGTGCACAGGTTCTTTCAGTTCGTGAGCAAGAATATGTTGTGGCTGCAAGGTCATTAGGTATCAAAAAAGCTAATATTATTTTTAAACATATATTACCTAATGTTATTTCCATTATACTTGTATCAGCAACCTTGAACTTTGCAACTAGTATGCTAACTGAATCATCTTTATCATATTTAGGTTTTGGTGTCCAAGCACCACATCCAACTTGGGGAAATATGCTTTTTGGAGCAAACAACAGTGTCGTAATCCAGAATTACTGGTGGAGATGGGTATTTGCTTCCATCGTATTAGGTATATGTGTTATCTGTATAAACCTAATAGGTGACGGCTTACGTGATGCAATTGACCCAAGATCTCAAGAACGTTAA
- a CDS encoding stomatin-like protein → MGGIITIIILAFIALILIMTNIRIVPQAYAFVVERLGAYQATWDVGLHVKVPLIDRVAKRVSLKEQVADFPPQPVITKDNVTMQIDTVVFFQITDPKLFTYGVENPIAAIENLTATTLRNIIGDLELDETLTSRDTINTKMRSILDEATDPWGIKVNRVELKNIIPPREIQDAMEKQMKAERERRESILIAEGEKKSAILVSEGKKESAILEAEAEKQAAILRAEAKKEAAIREAEGQAEAILKVQQATAEGIKMIKEAGADQSVIALKSLESLAKVADGKATKIIIPSEIQNLAGLAMSLKEIVNNDENK, encoded by the coding sequence ATGGGAGGAATTATAACTATTATTATTTTAGCTTTTATTGCATTAATATTAATTATGACAAATATTAGAATAGTACCACAGGCATATGCTTTTGTTGTTGAAAGACTAGGAGCATATCAAGCTACTTGGGATGTAGGGTTGCATGTCAAGGTACCTTTAATAGATAGAGTAGCTAAAAGAGTTTCTTTAAAAGAGCAAGTTGCAGATTTTCCACCACAACCAGTTATAACTAAAGATAATGTAACTATGCAAATTGATACAGTTGTTTTTTTCCAAATAACTGACCCTAAGCTATTTACCTATGGTGTTGAGAATCCTATTGCAGCAATTGAAAATCTTACAGCTACAACTTTAAGAAATATAATAGGGGATTTAGAGCTAGATGAAACTCTAACTAGCCGTGACACTATAAATACAAAGATGCGTTCAATACTTGACGAAGCTACTGATCCATGGGGAATTAAAGTAAATAGAGTGGAGTTAAAGAATATAATTCCACCAAGAGAAATTCAAGATGCTATGGAAAAGCAAATGAAGGCAGAAAGAGAAAGAAGAGAATCTATACTTATAGCAGAGGGAGAAAAGAAATCAGCAATTCTTGTATCCGAAGGTAAGAAAGAGTCTGCTATCCTAGAAGCAGAAGCTGAAAAACAAGCAGCCATTCTAAGAGCAGAAGCTAAGAAAGAAGCTGCCATTAGAGAAGCAGAAGGTCAAGCTGAAGCTATATTAAAAGTTCAACAAGCAACAGCAGAAGGTATTAAGATGATAAAAGAAGCAGGAGCAGACCAGTCTGTTATTGCTCTTAAGAGCTTAGAATCACTTGCAAAGGTTGCAGATGGAAAAGCTACAAAGATAATTATTCCTTCTGAAATACAAAATCTAGCAGGACTTGCAATGTCACTGAAAGAAATAGTAAATAATGATGAAAATAAATAA
- a CDS encoding YhfC family glutamic-type intramembrane protease produces the protein MIVIVRSLSIVFMFTSLFLSIGFPVGLVAYFYKKEKISIKAVLIGALMFFIFQGLIRVPIINFISYKSWYQSFVSDNMVVAVIILAFTAGLFETVARYLGLKFMLKKELDRKNGLAYGIGHGGIEAILLVGLSYVANILFSFLINAGENVDISILSPLITTPPSLFLAAGLERVFAILFHIAAALLVTYGIMKDKKVFILLSLLLHFLLDGVAGILQMLGVSVWIIELWIAFVAFLSLLFIIKSKKIFAANNKE, from the coding sequence GTGATTGTTATAGTCCGTAGCTTATCTATTGTTTTTATGTTTACTTCTCTTTTTTTGTCTATAGGTTTTCCTGTAGGTCTCGTGGCTTATTTTTATAAAAAAGAAAAAATTTCTATTAAAGCCGTACTTATAGGTGCCTTAATGTTTTTCATATTTCAAGGTTTAATCAGAGTACCAATCATAAATTTTATTTCATATAAGTCATGGTACCAGTCATTTGTATCAGATAATATGGTAGTAGCTGTAATAATACTAGCCTTTACTGCTGGGCTTTTTGAAACTGTTGCAAGATATTTAGGTCTTAAATTCATGTTAAAAAAAGAACTAGATAGGAAAAATGGTCTAGCATATGGAATTGGTCATGGTGGAATTGAGGCAATATTGTTAGTTGGTCTTTCATATGTAGCAAATATATTATTTAGCTTCCTAATAAATGCAGGTGAAAATGTAGACATTTCGATATTATCTCCATTAATAACTACTCCACCAAGCTTGTTTTTAGCTGCAGGCTTAGAGCGTGTATTTGCTATATTATTTCATATTGCTGCAGCTCTCTTAGTCACCTATGGTATTATGAAGGACAAAAAAGTTTTTATATTACTTAGTTTGTTATTACATTTCTTACTTGACGGAGTAGCAGGTATACTTCAAATGCTAGGTGTTTCTGTTTGGATTATTGAATTATGGATTGCTTTTGTTGCCTTTTTAAGCCTTTTATTTATTATTAAATCTAAGAAAATTTTTGCTGCTAATAATAAAGAATAA
- a CDS encoding NfeD family protein, with protein MEFQLSNSMLWLIAAVAFGFIEAITLGIATIWFSIGALIAWVVSLFETPLWVQIVVFLVSSSVLLYFTRPIAQKFLKIGHTKTNAETIKGKTGIVIKEIDNIQGTGQVKVAGQIWSAKSFSDEKITEGNIIEIVDIQGVKLVVKQKNEGEKS; from the coding sequence TTGGAGTTTCAACTGTCTAATAGTATGTTATGGCTCATAGCAGCTGTAGCCTTTGGATTTATTGAAGCTATAACCCTTGGCATAGCTACTATATGGTTTTCTATAGGTGCTTTAATAGCTTGGGTAGTTTCATTATTTGAAACACCATTATGGGTACAGATTGTAGTGTTCTTAGTATCTTCAAGTGTGCTTCTATATTTTACAAGACCTATTGCACAAAAATTTCTTAAAATAGGGCACACAAAAACTAATGCTGAGACAATAAAGGGAAAGACGGGAATTGTTATAAAAGAAATTGATAATATTCAAGGGACAGGACAGGTTAAAGTTGCTGGGCAGATATGGTCAGCAAAATCCTTCAGTGATGAAAAGATCACCGAAGGTAATATTATAGAAATAGTAGATATACAAGGTGTAAAGCTAGTAGTAAAACAAAAAAATGAGGGGGAGAAATCGTAA